In the Ipomoea triloba cultivar NCNSP0323 chromosome 6, ASM357664v1 genome, one interval contains:
- the LOC116022857 gene encoding GDSL esterase/lipase At5g33370-like produces MASSLGFRVAVFAALFLAMENVVIGVQGRAFFVFGDSLVDNGNNNFLATSARADSPPYGIDYPTHRPTGRFSNGLNIPDIISEKLGSEPLMPYLNPALSGRKLLVGANFASAGVGVLNDTGVQFVNIIRIPQQLDYFAQYQQRVSAIQGAKRTKKLVNDALVLITLGGNDFVNNYYLVPFSARSRQYPLPQYVTYVISEYKKVLRRLYNLGARRVIVTGTGPLGCVPAELAQHSRAGECATELQHAASLYNPQLVEMIKEINSEIGSDIFIGANTNQMHLDFINSPAAFGFVSSQVACCGQGPYNGVGLCTPLSNLCSNRDEYAFWDPFHPSERANRLIVDQIMNGSPDYMHPMNLSTILALDSNNL; encoded by the exons ATGGCTAGCTCTCTCGGTTTTAGGGTGGCGGTTTTTGCCGCCCTGTTTTTGGCCATGGAAAACGTTGTAATCGGCGTCCAAGGTCGAGCGTTTTTCGTGTTCGGAGACTCGTTGGTTGACAATGGAAACAATAACTTCCTGGCCACGAGCGCCCGCGCTGATTCTCCGCCCTACGGGATAGACTATCCCACGCACCGCCCCACTGGTCGCTTTTCCAACGGCCTCAATATCCCCGACATTATCA GTGAAAAGCTAGGATCGGAACCATTAATGCCGTACCTGAATCCGGCGCTGTCAGGGAGAAAGCTTCTCGTCGGTGCCAACTTTGCTTCTGCCGGCGTTGGCGTGCTTAATGATACCGGAGTCCAATTT gtaaataTAATCCGTATCCCCCAGCAACTAgattattttgcacagtaccaGCAAAGAGTGTCTGCCATTCAAGGGGCAAAGAGGACAAAGAAACTGGTGAACGATGCACTAGTTCTAATTACACTAGGTGGTAATGATTTtgtgaacaactattatttggTGCCGTTTTCTGCAAGGTCTCGCCAGTATCCCCTTCCACAATATGTCACTTACGTCATCTCAGAATACAAAAAAGTTCTAAGA AGGCTATATAATTTGGGAGCGCGAAGGGTCATTGTAACGGGGACTGGGCCGTTAGGTTGTGTGCCAGCGGAACTAGCGCAGCATAGCCGTGCCGGGGAATGTGCAACCGAGCTACAGCACGCGGCTAGCTTGTACAACCCTCAACTAGTTGAGATGATCAAAGAAATTAATAGTGAGATAGGCAGCGATATCTTCATTGGAGCCAACACAAATCAAATGCACCTGGATTTCATCAATAGCCCTGCAGCTTTTG GGTTTGTGTCGTCACAAGTGGCATGCTGTGGACAAGGACCGTATAACGGAGTAGGACTATGCACACCATTATCAAACTTGTGCTCCAACCGGGATGAGTATGCGTTCTGGGATCCATTCCACCCATCAGAGAGGGCAAACAGATTGATTGTTGATCAGATCATGAATGGATCCCCCGACTACATGCACCCCATGAACCTCAGCACCATCCTAGCCTTAGATTCCAACAATCTTTAA